Proteins encoded within one genomic window of Amorphus orientalis:
- a CDS encoding phosphoenolpyruvate carboxykinase, whose translation MKEFGLRNPNAGIETIGLAGLASIHWNQSAPSLYEQAIRRNEGQLTAAGTLAADTGVHTGRSPKDKFVVRDSGTEDQIWWDNNKAMEPAAFDRLLEDMRDHAKGMNLFGQDLYGGADPDYRINVRVYTEYAWHSLFIRNLLIRPDRDALTSFVPDLTIIDLPSFSADPERHGCRSETVIACDFTRKIILIAGTSYAGEMKKSVFTLLNYLLPPKNVMPMHCSANLGANGDTAVFFGLSGTGKTTLSADPKRKLIGDDEHGWSENGVFNFEGGSYAKMIKLSQEAEPQIWAATHRFGVIYENVTIDPDTREPNFDDGSKTENTRGAYPIEFMPNIATGSVGPNPKNIIMLTADAFGVMPPIAKLTPAQAMYHFLSGYTAKIAGTEKGVTDPEATFSTCFGAPFLPRHPVEYGNLLRELIARHEVDCWLLNTGWTGGAHGVGHRMPISATRTLLDAALDGSLHSADYRTDPNFGFAVPVSVPGVDSKILDPRSTWDDKAGYDRQAARLVGMFVDNFARFADHVDASVLQAAPELSNAAE comes from the coding sequence GTGAAAGAATTCGGCTTGCGCAATCCAAACGCCGGGATCGAGACGATTGGTCTCGCCGGGTTGGCGTCGATCCACTGGAACCAGAGCGCCCCCAGCCTCTACGAACAGGCGATCCGCCGCAACGAAGGCCAGCTGACCGCCGCCGGGACCCTGGCGGCCGACACCGGCGTGCACACCGGACGCTCGCCGAAAGACAAGTTCGTGGTGCGTGATTCCGGCACCGAGGACCAGATCTGGTGGGATAACAACAAGGCGATGGAGCCTGCCGCGTTCGACCGCCTTCTGGAGGACATGCGCGACCACGCCAAGGGCATGAACCTGTTCGGCCAGGACCTTTATGGCGGCGCCGACCCCGACTACCGGATCAACGTCCGCGTCTACACCGAATACGCCTGGCATTCGCTGTTCATCCGCAATCTGCTGATCCGGCCGGATCGCGACGCGCTGACGAGCTTCGTACCGGATCTGACGATCATCGACCTGCCGAGCTTCTCCGCCGATCCGGAGCGGCACGGCTGCCGCAGCGAGACGGTCATCGCCTGCGACTTCACCCGCAAGATCATCCTGATCGCGGGCACCTCCTATGCGGGCGAGATGAAGAAATCGGTCTTCACCCTGCTCAACTACCTGCTTCCGCCCAAGAACGTCATGCCGATGCACTGCTCGGCCAATCTCGGCGCGAACGGCGACACGGCCGTCTTCTTCGGTCTGTCGGGCACCGGCAAGACGACGCTGTCCGCCGATCCCAAGCGCAAGCTGATCGGCGACGACGAGCACGGCTGGAGCGAGAACGGCGTCTTCAACTTCGAAGGCGGCTCCTACGCCAAGATGATCAAGCTGTCCCAGGAGGCCGAACCGCAGATCTGGGCCGCCACCCATCGCTTCGGCGTCATCTACGAGAACGTCACCATCGATCCGGACACCCGCGAGCCCAATTTCGACGACGGGTCGAAGACCGAGAACACCCGCGGCGCCTACCCGATCGAGTTCATGCCCAACATCGCGACGGGCAGTGTCGGGCCGAACCCGAAGAACATCATCATGCTGACCGCCGATGCGTTCGGCGTGATGCCGCCGATCGCCAAGCTGACTCCGGCCCAGGCGATGTACCATTTCCTGTCGGGCTACACCGCCAAGATCGCCGGCACGGAAAAGGGCGTCACCGATCCCGAAGCGACCTTCTCCACCTGCTTCGGCGCGCCGTTCCTGCCGCGCCACCCGGTCGAGTACGGCAACCTTCTGCGCGAGCTGATCGCCCGCCACGAGGTGGACTGCTGGCTCCTGAACACCGGCTGGACCGGCGGCGCCCACGGCGTCGGCCACCGCATGCCGATTTCCGCGACCCGGACCCTGCTGGACGCGGCGCTCGACGGCTCGCTGCATTCCGCCGACTACCGCACCGATCCGAACTTCGGCTTCGCGGTTCCGGTCTCGGTGCCGGGCGTGGACAGCAAGATCCTCGATCCCCGCTCCACCTGGGACGACAAGGCCGGCTACGACCGGCAGGCGGCGCGTCTGGTGGGTATGTTCGTCGACAATTTCGCCCGCTTTGCCGACCACGTGGACGCCAGCGTGCTGCAGGCCGCGCCCGAACTCTCAAACGCGGCCGAATAA
- the trxA gene encoding thioredoxin: MSNPSNVTDASFQSDVLESSEPVVVDFWAEWCGPCKMIAPALEEIAQEMNGKVKIAKLNVDENQETAIKYGVRSIPTLILFKDGAPAATQIGAAPKGRLSDWINSSI; encoded by the coding sequence ATGAGCAACCCTTCCAACGTGACCGACGCCTCCTTCCAGAGCGACGTTCTGGAGTCCAGCGAGCCGGTCGTCGTCGACTTCTGGGCCGAGTGGTGCGGCCCCTGCAAGATGATCGCCCCGGCGCTCGAGGAGATCGCCCAGGAGATGAACGGCAAGGTCAAGATCGCCAAGCTCAACGTCGACGAGAACCAGGAAACCGCCATCAAGTACGGTGTCCGCTCGATCCCGACGCTGATCCTGTTCAAGGACGGGGCCCCGGCCGCCACCCAGATCGGTGCGGCGCCCAAGGGCCGTCTGTCCGACTGGATCAACTCGTCGATCTGA
- the addB gene encoding double-strand break repair protein AddB, translating to MPRVYSIAPSTPFLPTLVAALRDGSLWPDGRVPDDPLALADATIYLPTRRAARVLEAAFLADAGSPSVVLPDIRAIGDVAEDLLALDETRAADLGQPVLPPLTRRVAMAGLVRSWATRLHAETLDLLPGETVSVPTSPADAARLATDLLDLMDQVETQEADWAALAQLVPEELAAYWQVTTTFLEVAVTAWPDFLAEQGMMEPAQRRRLLVEAEADRLAASRPKGPVIAAGSTGSIPATARLIATIAGLPTGAVVLPGLDFDLDDAAWTAIDDPADPAFSHPQYGLKQLLRRIGIERSDVRALGPVPTGASAARTTLISSAFRPAATTEAWAAPEANAEAAIAGLALIEAETSREEATAIALALRETLETPGATAALVTPDRAIARRVAAEMKRWEIAVDDSAGRPLGTTTAGLFARLAAATATGGDAHTLIALLKHHQCRIGLDHDVYREGVDALERHVLRGHRVRPGSDGLRAAIAHRRSEWADKAKNLAPLDAAETLVDALSAALAPLEDLTRAAEQVAISAFAAAHLAVVEALAHDPARPDALARTADGRALLTALDGLAQTGGVYFDVLPADWPSLFEALAGDAAVRGPVPTDDRLFVWGPLEARLQSVDRLVVAGLNEGSWPAAVEIGPWMSRPMMTAFGLEPPERRIGLAAHDVAQALGARDVVLTRARRVSGTPTVASRWLQRLRTVAGPTASEAIAARGRTYLDWASALDAPSGPPVPAPRPAPAPPVVDRPDRLSVTEIATLIRDPYAIYARHLLRLKPLDPIAPPLEASERGTLIHDVLARFVAEWTGPFDATAVAALVEMGREAFTKLDEAEVAALWLPRFARIAEAFVAREATLATRIRSRLVEIRGRLERPTPAGPVTVAGRADRVDLLSDGTVALYDYKTGSSPSAQEVAAHLEPQLTLEALMLREGGLESVPADQTVSDIAYIELKGAREPLTVRSILDNKAGKDAATLVAEVDQKLRALLSAYAMDGSVYLSRARIQREKSFGGDYDHLARAREWALSVEGGE from the coding sequence ATGCCCCGCGTCTATTCCATCGCGCCGTCGACACCCTTCCTTCCGACCCTCGTCGCCGCACTTCGCGACGGCTCGCTGTGGCCGGACGGTCGCGTGCCGGACGATCCCCTCGCCCTTGCCGATGCCACGATCTATCTGCCCACCCGGCGCGCGGCGCGGGTGCTGGAGGCCGCCTTTCTCGCCGATGCCGGGTCCCCCAGCGTGGTGCTGCCGGACATCCGCGCGATCGGCGACGTGGCGGAGGATCTCCTCGCCCTGGACGAGACGCGCGCCGCCGACCTCGGCCAGCCGGTGCTTCCGCCGCTGACGCGCCGGGTCGCCATGGCCGGTCTGGTCCGGAGCTGGGCCACACGGCTTCATGCGGAGACGCTGGACCTCCTGCCCGGCGAGACCGTCTCCGTTCCGACCTCCCCGGCCGACGCCGCCCGGCTCGCCACCGACCTCCTCGACCTGATGGACCAGGTGGAGACCCAGGAGGCCGACTGGGCCGCGCTCGCGCAGCTGGTTCCGGAGGAACTGGCGGCCTACTGGCAGGTGACGACCACCTTTCTTGAGGTCGCCGTCACCGCCTGGCCGGACTTTCTCGCCGAACAGGGCATGATGGAGCCCGCCCAGCGGCGCCGTCTCCTGGTCGAGGCGGAGGCGGACCGGCTCGCGGCGTCGCGGCCGAAGGGGCCTGTGATTGCCGCCGGCTCGACCGGCTCGATCCCGGCCACCGCCCGGCTGATCGCAACCATCGCCGGGCTTCCGACCGGCGCCGTCGTGCTGCCCGGCCTTGATTTCGATCTCGACGACGCGGCCTGGACGGCCATCGACGATCCGGCGGACCCGGCCTTCAGCCATCCCCAGTACGGGCTCAAGCAGCTTCTGCGGCGCATCGGCATCGAGCGGTCCGACGTCCGCGCTCTCGGACCGGTCCCGACCGGTGCCTCCGCCGCGCGGACCACCCTCATCTCGTCCGCCTTCCGGCCGGCGGCAACCACGGAGGCCTGGGCGGCCCCCGAGGCCAACGCGGAGGCGGCGATCGCGGGGCTCGCCCTGATCGAGGCGGAGACCTCTCGGGAAGAGGCCACCGCCATTGCACTCGCCCTGCGCGAGACCCTGGAAACGCCGGGCGCCACAGCGGCTCTGGTCACGCCGGACCGGGCCATCGCCCGGCGCGTGGCCGCCGAGATGAAGCGCTGGGAGATCGCCGTCGACGATTCCGCCGGCCGGCCGCTCGGCACCACCACCGCCGGCCTGTTCGCCCGGCTCGCCGCCGCGACCGCCACCGGCGGCGACGCGCACACGCTCATTGCCCTCCTCAAGCACCACCAGTGCCGGATCGGGCTGGATCACGACGTCTACCGGGAGGGCGTGGACGCGCTGGAGCGCCACGTTCTGCGCGGACACCGGGTCCGGCCCGGCTCGGACGGACTGCGCGCGGCGATCGCGCACCGCCGGTCCGAATGGGCCGACAAGGCGAAGAACCTCGCGCCCCTGGATGCCGCGGAGACCCTGGTGGACGCCCTGTCCGCCGCCCTGGCACCGCTGGAGGATCTCACGCGGGCCGCCGAACAGGTCGCCATCTCCGCCTTCGCCGCCGCGCATCTGGCCGTCGTGGAGGCGCTGGCGCACGACCCGGCGCGCCCGGATGCGCTCGCCCGGACGGCCGACGGCCGGGCGCTTCTCACCGCGCTGGACGGGCTCGCCCAGACCGGCGGGGTCTATTTCGACGTTCTCCCCGCCGACTGGCCCTCCCTGTTCGAGGCGCTGGCCGGAGATGCCGCCGTGCGCGGGCCCGTGCCGACCGACGACCGTCTGTTCGTCTGGGGTCCGCTGGAGGCCCGTCTCCAGTCGGTCGACCGGCTCGTGGTCGCCGGCCTCAACGAGGGCAGTTGGCCGGCCGCCGTGGAGATCGGACCGTGGATGTCGCGGCCGATGATGACCGCCTTCGGCCTGGAGCCGCCGGAGCGGCGCATCGGCCTTGCCGCCCACGACGTGGCCCAGGCACTCGGCGCGCGCGACGTCGTGCTGACCCGCGCCCGGCGCGTGTCCGGAACGCCCACGGTCGCCTCGCGCTGGCTGCAGCGCCTGCGCACGGTCGCCGGACCCACGGCGTCCGAGGCGATCGCCGCACGCGGGCGCACCTATCTCGACTGGGCGTCCGCCCTCGATGCGCCCTCCGGCCCGCCCGTGCCGGCACCCCGACCCGCTCCCGCTCCCCCGGTGGTCGACCGACCGGACCGGCTGAGCGTCACCGAGATCGCCACCCTGATCCGCGATCCCTACGCCATCTACGCCCGGCATCTCCTGCGGCTGAAGCCCCTCGATCCGATCGCACCGCCTCTGGAGGCGTCCGAACGCGGCACGCTGATCCACGACGTGCTCGCCCGGTTCGTCGCCGAATGGACCGGTCCGTTCGACGCCACCGCCGTCGCAGCGCTGGTCGAGATGGGCCGCGAAGCCTTCACGAAGCTCGACGAGGCGGAGGTCGCCGCCCTCTGGCTGCCCCGGTTCGCCCGGATCGCGGAGGCGTTCGTTGCCCGCGAGGCCACCCTTGCGACCAGGATCCGGTCCCGTCTGGTGGAAATCCGCGGCCGGCTGGAGCGCCCCACGCCGGCCGGACCAGTCACGGTCGCCGGGCGCGCCGACCGGGTCGACCTTCTGAGCGACGGAACCGTCGCGCTCTATGACTACAAGACCGGCTCCTCGCCGTCCGCCCAGGAGGTCGCGGCCCACCTGGAGCCGCAGCTCACGCTGGAAGCGCTGATGCTGCGCGAAGGCGGTCTCGAATCCGTTCCGGCCGATCAGACCGTGTCCGACATCGCCTATATCGAGCTGAAGGGGGCCCGCGAGCCGCTGACGGTGCGCTCGATCCTGGACAACAAGGCCGGGAAGGACGCCGCGACCCTCGTCGCGGAGGTCGATCAGAAGCTCCGGGCCCTTCTCTCCGCCTACGCGATGGACGGCAGCGTCTATCTCTCCCGCGCGCGGATCCAGCGCGAGAAGAGCTTCGGCGGCGACTATGACCACCTCGCCCGGGCCCGGGAGTGGGCGCTCTCGGTGGAGGGCGGCGAATGA
- the grpE gene encoding nucleotide exchange factor GrpE, with the protein MSNETANKTNPDEIEGDPSEDIEAAAVETDEDGVDDPVVRLEREAAELKDQLLRALADAENTRRRAEKDLADARRYAVAGFARDMLSVSDNFRRALDSKPEGEIAEDPGVKALIEGIEMTERELLNAFEKHGIVKIVPEGERFDPNMHQAMFEVPNPEVASGTVVQVVQPGYKIADRVLRPAMVGVAKGGPKAPKPSEGSSEE; encoded by the coding sequence ATGAGCAACGAAACGGCGAACAAGACCAACCCGGACGAGATCGAAGGCGATCCGTCCGAAGACATTGAGGCTGCCGCCGTCGAAACGGACGAGGACGGCGTCGACGATCCGGTCGTCCGCCTGGAGCGCGAAGCGGCCGAGCTGAAGGACCAGCTCCTGCGGGCCCTCGCCGATGCGGAGAACACGCGCCGGCGGGCCGAGAAGGATCTGGCCGATGCGCGCCGCTACGCCGTGGCCGGCTTTGCCCGGGACATGCTGTCGGTGAGCGACAATTTCCGGCGCGCGCTGGACTCCAAGCCGGAGGGCGAGATTGCCGAGGATCCGGGCGTGAAGGCCCTGATCGAAGGCATCGAGATGACCGAGCGCGAGCTTCTCAACGCCTTCGAGAAGCACGGCATCGTCAAGATCGTGCCGGAAGGCGAGCGCTTCGATCCGAACATGCATCAGGCCATGTTCGAGGTTCCGAACCCGGAGGTCGCCTCCGGAACCGTGGTGCAGGTGGTCCAGCCCGGCTACAAGATCGCAGACCGGGTGCTGCGTCCGGCCATGGTGGGTGTCGCCAAGGGCGGCCCGAAGGCCCCGAAGCCCTCCGAGGGGTCGAGCGAGGAATAA
- the addA gene encoding double-strand break repair helicase AddA codes for MTRREIPEATQVAQARAAAPGASAWVSANAGSGKTHVLVERVVNLLLSGVAPGRILCLTFTNAAAAQMSQRVFDRLAAFARADDAALDTLLEGRLDGPAGPDDRTRARRLFAAALETPGGLKIQTIHAFCAMLLHQFPLEANLAARFTVLDDTAANELVDAAIAQTLAEAAADPQGPLADAIAAILPLSADLTLIQSIRAMVTEREAFRLWIRHAGDLEDAIGDLKAALGLDPSDTPDSLADEMLASPHFDDGFRSAYAGALARGGANDIKQADRIAIAADPMRDPAERAEAWLDIFLTAKREPRSDKGAGSKGVRSALPDLDDRFAAEQARLIALLDKARAHRAVSATAALARLADRVIALVEAEKAREGFVDYDDQIARTAALLSRSEAADWIQYKLDQGIDHILVDEAQDTSPRQWEIVNALAREFFAGKGARSGPRTVFAVGDEKQSIYGFQGAAPATFGEQLRHFRSLAERAESTFNAVRLTLSFRSTPDVLGAVDAVFADPNLHRRIESAGEGLVHEPIRANDPGKVTLWPLTETQDSTIPDDWTLPLDHEAAASGEWQLAERIAATIRGWLDSGARRPNGARIKAGDVLILVRKRKPFADVVIRSLKAAGVPVAGADRLTVTEHIAIEDLIALGRFLLTPADDLSLAAVLKSPLFGLSEEELYRLASGREGTLEAALFARRDDPVLAAVAERIARWRRIALSGRPFDLFATVLGADDGRRLFRSRLGTEVDDVLDAFLDLALDYEHTGIPTLEGFLTRVTASASELKRESDTAPEAVRVMTVHGAKGLEAPIVFLADGCAAPVHGSHARKIVPLPPISHPNAARPLVWAPNPDHKPSRVADVIEAEQASQKDEYARLLYVAMTRAEDQLIVCGWSPKRGPHEECWYRLIETGLAPDLVDVTDDEANVVAREWHGVRTERTAPPEQDEPAAARTRTPLPDWARTPAPPPVVRAPALSPSGALPHDAGSVRRAGETDRADPSMDPETVRRTALLRGDLTHRLLELLPDAPPDERPAAGRRILAVHPGAQSLDGEAIIASVLAILDDPQFAPVFGPGSRPEVAVAGRLPIGGVERLVTGRIDRMVQAGGRVLIVDFKSDRPAPATVDDVPQSYIAQLALYRDVLRPLVGDAALEAALVWTDSGRLMKVPPADLDRARAAVDAQAAEEPGGFPVA; via the coding sequence ATGACCCGGCGCGAAATCCCCGAAGCGACCCAGGTCGCCCAGGCGCGGGCCGCAGCGCCCGGCGCGTCCGCCTGGGTGTCGGCCAATGCCGGGTCCGGCAAGACCCATGTCCTAGTCGAGCGGGTGGTGAACCTGCTCCTGTCGGGCGTCGCGCCGGGACGCATCCTCTGCCTGACCTTCACCAACGCGGCCGCCGCCCAGATGTCGCAGCGGGTGTTCGACCGGCTGGCCGCCTTCGCGCGGGCCGACGACGCCGCCCTCGACACGCTGCTGGAAGGTCGGCTCGACGGTCCGGCCGGTCCCGATGACCGGACCCGCGCGCGGCGCCTGTTCGCCGCCGCCCTGGAGACGCCCGGCGGGCTGAAGATCCAGACGATCCACGCCTTCTGCGCCATGCTGCTGCACCAGTTCCCGCTGGAGGCGAACCTGGCCGCCCGCTTCACGGTCCTGGACGACACGGCGGCCAACGAACTCGTCGACGCCGCCATCGCCCAGACGCTGGCCGAGGCGGCGGCGGACCCGCAGGGCCCGCTGGCCGACGCGATCGCGGCCATCCTGCCGCTTTCGGCCGATCTCACCCTGATCCAGTCGATCCGGGCGATGGTCACCGAGCGCGAGGCCTTCCGGCTGTGGATCCGCCACGCCGGCGATCTCGAAGACGCCATCGGCGACCTCAAGGCAGCCCTGGGGCTCGACCCATCCGATACGCCGGACAGCCTCGCCGACGAGATGTTGGCCTCCCCTCATTTCGATGACGGCTTCCGGTCCGCCTATGCCGGCGCGCTGGCCCGGGGCGGCGCCAACGACATCAAGCAGGCGGACCGGATCGCGATTGCGGCCGACCCCATGCGCGATCCCGCCGAACGCGCGGAAGCCTGGCTCGACATCTTCCTGACCGCCAAGCGCGAACCGCGCAGCGACAAGGGGGCCGGCAGCAAGGGCGTTCGGTCGGCCCTGCCGGATCTGGACGACCGCTTCGCGGCCGAACAGGCCCGCCTGATCGCGCTTCTCGACAAGGCCAGAGCCCACCGTGCCGTCTCCGCGACCGCCGCGCTCGCCCGTCTCGCCGACCGGGTGATCGCCCTCGTGGAAGCGGAGAAGGCGCGCGAAGGCTTCGTCGACTACGACGACCAGATTGCCCGAACGGCCGCACTCCTGTCCCGTTCGGAAGCGGCGGACTGGATCCAGTACAAGCTCGATCAGGGCATCGACCACATCCTGGTCGACGAGGCCCAGGACACGAGCCCGCGCCAATGGGAGATCGTGAACGCCCTCGCAAGGGAATTCTTTGCCGGCAAAGGAGCGCGATCGGGACCCCGGACCGTGTTCGCCGTGGGCGACGAAAAACAGTCCATCTACGGTTTCCAGGGCGCGGCCCCGGCGACCTTCGGCGAGCAGCTGAGGCACTTCAGGAGCCTGGCGGAGCGCGCCGAGAGCACCTTCAACGCGGTGCGGCTCACCCTTTCCTTCCGCTCGACCCCGGACGTGCTCGGCGCGGTCGACGCCGTCTTCGCCGACCCAAATCTGCACCGGCGAATCGAGAGCGCCGGCGAGGGCCTCGTGCACGAGCCGATCCGCGCCAACGACCCCGGCAAGGTCACGCTCTGGCCGCTCACGGAAACCCAGGACAGCACGATCCCGGACGACTGGACGCTGCCCCTCGATCATGAGGCCGCCGCATCCGGCGAATGGCAGCTCGCCGAACGGATCGCCGCGACGATCCGCGGCTGGCTCGACAGCGGCGCGCGGCGGCCCAACGGGGCCCGGATTAAAGCGGGCGACGTCCTCATTCTGGTGCGCAAGCGCAAGCCGTTCGCGGACGTGGTCATCCGCTCCCTGAAGGCGGCGGGCGTACCGGTGGCCGGCGCCGACCGGCTGACGGTCACCGAGCACATCGCGATCGAGGACCTGATCGCGCTCGGCCGCTTTCTTTTGACCCCGGCCGACGACCTGTCACTGGCCGCCGTTCTCAAGAGTCCCCTGTTCGGCCTCTCCGAAGAGGAGCTTTATCGGTTGGCGTCCGGGCGCGAGGGTACCCTGGAAGCCGCCCTCTTCGCGCGCCGCGATGACCCGGTGCTCGCCGCCGTGGCGGAGCGGATCGCCCGCTGGCGGCGGATCGCACTGTCGGGACGACCGTTCGACCTGTTCGCGACGGTGCTCGGGGCGGACGACGGACGCCGGCTGTTCCGCTCCCGGCTCGGCACCGAGGTCGACGACGTGCTCGATGCGTTCCTCGATCTGGCCCTCGATTACGAGCATACCGGCATCCCGACCCTGGAAGGCTTTCTGACCCGGGTGACGGCCAGTGCCAGCGAGCTCAAGCGCGAGAGCGACACCGCGCCGGAAGCCGTCCGGGTGATGACCGTCCACGGCGCCAAGGGCCTGGAGGCGCCGATCGTCTTTCTGGCTGACGGCTGCGCGGCCCCTGTCCACGGAAGCCACGCCCGCAAGATCGTGCCGCTGCCGCCGATCAGCCATCCCAATGCGGCCCGCCCGCTCGTTTGGGCGCCGAACCCCGACCACAAACCCTCCCGGGTGGCGGACGTGATCGAGGCGGAACAGGCGAGCCAGAAGGACGAATACGCCCGGCTGCTCTATGTCGCCATGACCCGGGCGGAAGACCAGCTGATCGTCTGCGGCTGGAGCCCGAAGCGCGGTCCCCACGAGGAATGCTGGTACCGGCTGATCGAAACCGGGCTGGCGCCGGACCTCGTCGACGTCACCGATGACGAGGCAAACGTCGTCGCCCGCGAATGGCACGGCGTGCGTACTGAGCGCACTGCCCCTCCCGAGCAGGACGAGCCGGCCGCCGCACGGACCCGCACGCCGCTGCCGGACTGGGCGCGAACCCCGGCGCCCCCGCCGGTCGTGCGCGCGCCGGCGCTCAGCCCGTCCGGCGCCCTGCCCCATGATGCAGGCTCCGTCCGCCGTGCCGGGGAGACTGATCGGGCCGATCCATCCATGGACCCGGAAACCGTCCGCCGGACCGCGCTCCTGCGCGGCGACCTGACCCATCGCCTGCTCGAACTCCTGCCCGATGCGCCACCGGACGAGCGGCCGGCGGCGGGCCGTCGGATTCTGGCCGTGCATCCGGGCGCCCAGAGCCTCGACGGCGAGGCGATTATCGCCTCAGTCCTCGCCATTCTCGATGACCCGCAGTTCGCCCCAGTGTTCGGCCCCGGAAGCCGGCCCGAAGTCGCCGTCGCCGGCCGGCTTCCGATCGGCGGCGTGGAGCGGCTTGTGACCGGACGCATCGACCGGATGGTGCAGGCCGGCGGCCGGGTCCTGATCGTCGATTTCAAGTCGGACCGGCCGGCGCCGGCCACCGTGGATGACGTGCCCCAATCCTACATCGCCCAGCTCGCCCTCTACCGCGACGTGCTGCGGCCGCTGGTCGGCGACGCCGCCCTCGAGGCCGCGCTCGTGTGGACCGACAGTGGCCGTCTGATGAAGGTGCCGCCGGCCGACCTCGATCGGGCGCGGGCCGCCGTCGACGCCCAGGCAGCGGAAGAGCCCGGCGGGTTTCCCGTTGCTTGA
- a CDS encoding molybdenum cofactor biosynthesis protein MoaE, whose product MTAVAAVTPSIRVGPEPVDVAGEQAAACAGRSDIGAVVAFTGLCRDEGGQLAALELEHYPGMAEAEIGRIADEAVTRWPLLGLRVVHRSGRVLPGETIVLVVAASAHRAAAFEAAAFLMDFLKTRAPFWKKEHRADGSAGGWVAAKDEDDAATERWAR is encoded by the coding sequence CTGACCGCCGTGGCCGCCGTCACGCCGTCGATCCGCGTCGGGCCGGAGCCGGTGGACGTCGCCGGCGAACAGGCGGCCGCGTGCGCGGGTCGGTCCGACATCGGCGCCGTCGTGGCGTTCACGGGTCTGTGCCGGGACGAGGGCGGACAGCTCGCCGCCCTCGAACTCGAACACTATCCGGGGATGGCTGAGGCGGAGATCGGACGCATCGCCGACGAGGCAGTGACGCGCTGGCCGCTGCTGGGCCTTCGCGTGGTGCACCGCTCGGGGCGTGTGCTGCCAGGCGAGACGATCGTTCTGGTGGTGGCTGCGTCCGCCCACCGGGCGGCCGCGTTCGAGGCCGCCGCCTTCCTGATGGATTTCCTGAAGACCCGCGCGCCCTTCTGGAAGAAGGAGCACCGGGCGGACGGAAGCGCTGGCGGCTGGGTCGCGGCGAAGGACGAAGACGATGCCGCCACCGAGCGCTGGGCCCGCTGA